TACAGTATTACCAAAAAAACAAAAACATCTCAAAAACATGCAGATACTTCAAAATATCAAGAAACACATTCTATAAATGGCTAAAAAGATATGAAAAAGATGGACTTGAAGGTCTTTACGATAAACCTAAAACCCCAATAAACACAAGAAAA
Above is a genomic segment from Sulfurihydrogenibium subterraneum DSM 15120 containing:
- a CDS encoding helix-turn-helix domain-containing protein yields the protein MKGIIGTPMYITKLFPKKLSNKIKDVPLTREAKKRLKWIQYYQKNKNISKTCRYFKISRNTFYKWLKRYEKDGLEGLYDKPKTPINTRK